Proteins encoded by one window of Microplitis demolitor isolate Queensland-Clemson2020A chromosome 6, iyMicDemo2.1a, whole genome shotgun sequence:
- the LOC103572954 gene encoding mitochondrial amidoxime-reducing component 1, with amino-acid sequence MDRTRLSYITALAIGTTTLVMFAWWWWRQRKNYKLPSKWRKVGELSNIFVFPVKSLGCIRETAIECTQLGCKSGWLRDRTLMVIDLSGKFVTGRQIPRMVQVTPSVAGSVLTLRAPGMMTISTDLAQIGNKSFKASVWNQSVPACDCGEEVARWLSRFLLQEDTGLRLVYYPLDGPYRDVRKQNRGYPLTENADVGAYPDATAYTLMNEASINDLNTRIEDPVTPLQFRPNFVVKGAEPLEEDSWDWIKIGGVLFRNVKPCTRCIFTTVDPDLGVKHPKVEPLKTLRKYRQMEDPILRTLTGDVPVMGVHLGLKGPNGVVRIGDPVYVGITEEDNPSVSPP; translated from the exons atgg atAGAACACGACTGAGCTATATAACAGCCTTAGCAATAGGAACAACAACTTTAGTAATGTTTGCCTGGTGGTGGTGGCGAcagagaaaaaattacaaattacccAGCAAGTGGCGTAAAGTCGGCGAACTGAGCAACATATTTGTGTTCCCAGTTAAATCATTAGGCTGCATACGTGAGACAGCAATCGAATGCACCCAATTGGGATGTAAATCTGGATGGCTGCGTGATCGCACACTTATGGTTATAGATTTGTCAGGTAAATTTGTAACGGGCCGGCAAATACCGCGGATGGTCCAAGTGACCCCAAGCGTAGCGGGTTCAGTCTTGACTCTCCGTGCACCAGGAATGATGACCATTAGCACAGATCTAGCTCAGATTGGAAACAAAAGCTTTAAAGCATCGGTATGGAATCAGTCAGTTCCTGCTTGCGATTGCGGTGAAGAAGTTGCCCGCTGGCTGTCCCGCTTTCTTCTTCAAGAGGACACTGGCCTCAGGCTGGTCTACTATCCACTTGATGGACCGTATCGCGATGTTAGAAAGCAAAATCGAGGATATCCTCTCACGGAAAATGCCGATGTc ggTGCGTATCCAGACGCAACAGCTTATACATTAATGAATGAAGCCTCAATAAATGATTTGAATACTCGTATAGAAGATCCAGTAACTCCATTACAATTTAGGCCAAATTTTGTAGTAAAAGGTGCGGAACCTCTAGAGGAAGATTCTTGGGATTGGATTAAAATTGGCGGAGTTTTATTTCGCAATGTAAAACCTTGTACCAGATGTATATTTACAACTGTTGATCCAGATTTAGGTGTTAAGCATCCTAAAGTGGAACCATTGAAAACATTAAGAAA aTACAGACAAATGGAAGATCCTATATTACGTACTCTAACGGGAGATGTTCCTGTTATGGGTGTTCATTTGGGACTAAAAGGACCAAACGGTGTCGTAAGAATTGGAGACCCAGTTTATGTAGGAATCACTGAAGAAGATAATCCTTCAGTGTCACCTCCATAG
- the LOC103572971 gene encoding mitochondrial amidoxime-reducing component 1: protein MDRIRPSYVTALAIGVTALAFTWWRWRKNTKLPNKWRKVGELSDIFVFPVKSFGYIKETEVECTQLGCKKGWLRDRTLMVTQLDGRFITARKYPQMVLVTPSIEGSVLTLSAPGMTNISIDLAEVRNKMLKVVIWGQSTPASDCGDEVARWISRFLVQEDTGFRLVYYPLEKPSRDGRKHNRGFPLIENSHIGAFPDETSFSLMNKASVDDLNDRLEEPVTALNFRLNFLVEGAKPLEEDTWKWVKIGDVIFRNIRPCTRCLHTTIDPNEGVKHPKMEPLVTLRKYRNVQDPALRRFTGDSPVMGIHLGLKGPSGNVKIGDPIYVNVPEKDDLQ, encoded by the exons ATGg atCGAATACGACCGAGTTATGTGACAGCATTGGCGATAGGAGTAACGGCTTTAGCATTTACATGGTGGCGATGGcggaaaaatacaaaattgcCGAACAAGTGGCGTAAAGTCGGTGAATTAAGTGACATCTTTGTTTTCCCCGTGAAATCATTCGGTTACATTAAGGAGACAGAAGTTGAATGCACTCAATTGGGATGCAAAAAAGGCTGGTTACGTGATCGTACACTGATGGTGACACAACTAGACGGTAGATTTATTACTGCACGAAAATATCCGCAAATGGTCCTTGTGACTCCTAGTATAGAAGGGTCAGTTTTGACTTTGAGTGCACCTGGAATGACTAATATAAGCATTGATCTAGCGGAAGTAAGAAACAAAATGCTCAAAGTTGTAATCTGGGGTCAGTCTACTCCAGCTTCTGATTGCGGAGATGAAGTCGCTCGTTGGATATCTCGATTTCTAGTTCAAGAAGACACTGGCTTTAGACTAGTGTACTATCCACTTGAAAAACCGTCTCGTGATGGGAGAAAACACAATAGGGGATTCCCGctgattgaaaattcacaTATC ggCGCGTTTCCAGATGAAACATCTTTTTCATTAATGAACAAAGCTTCAGTAGATGATTTGAACGATCGACTAGAAGAGCCGGTTACTGCTTTAAATTTTCGGCTCAATTTTCTTGTAGAAGGGGCTAAACCTCTTGAAGAAGACACTTGGAAATGGGTTAAAATAGGAGATGTGATTTTTCGTAATATAAGACCTTGCACTAGATGTTTGCATACAACTATTGATCCAAACGAGGGCGTCAAGCATCCTAAAATGGAACCATTGGTTACTTTACGAAA atacaGAAACGTTCAAGATCCTGCTTTACGTCGTTTCACTGGAGACAGTCCAGTGATGGGCATTCATCTGGGATTAAAAGGACCAAGTGGCAATGTCAAAATTGGAGATCCCATTTATGTTAATGTCCCTGAGAAAGATGATCTCCAGTAA
- the LOC103572948 gene encoding vesicle-associated membrane protein 7, producing MPILYSVISRGPTILAKYATCTGNFEEVIDKILPKIPPHNDKLTYSQGPYLFHYICEDRIIYMCITDDDFQRSRAFLFLNEIKRRFLAAYGPGVHTAIAYSMNPEFSRVLTNEMKHYSESKDIDTLSKVHGELDELKDIMVRNIDNVAMRGERLELLVNKTENLTNNSVTFRKTSRNLARSLFWKNVKIYVIIAAILIVVIYFIVSMFCGGLAWQKCVGN from the exons ATGCCTATTTTATACAGTGTTATTTCACGTGGACCAACAATATTAGCTAAATATGCAACCTGTACTGGTAATTTTGAAGaagttattgataaaatattaccTAAAATACCGCCACATAATGACAAGCTAACATATTCACAAGGaccatatttatttcattacataTGCGAGgatagaattatttatatgtgtATTACAGATGac gatTTTCAAAGATCGAGAGCATTTTTGTTtctaaatgaaataaaacggAGATTTCTAGCAGCTTATGGTCCTGGTGTACATACTGCTATTGCTTATTCGATGAATCCTGAATTTTCACGTGTACTGACTAATGaaatg aaacaTTATAGTGAATCGAAGGATATTGATACACTATCAAAAGTTCATGGGGAATTAGACGAACTGAAAGATATAATGGTTAGAAATATTGATAATGTGGCTATGAGAGGCGAACGCTTGGAATTACTCGTTAATAAGACTGAAAATTTAACTAACAAT tctgTGACATTTAGAAAGACAAGCAGAAATTTAGCACGTTCACTATTTTggaaaaatgtcaaaatttatGTGATAATTGCCGCTATTTTGATTgtcgttatttatttcatcGTTTCAATGTTCTGCGGGGGTCTGGCCTGGCAAAAATGCGTTgggaactaa
- the LOC103572994 gene encoding uncharacterized protein LOC103572994: MIHQLSFNEIRIWISLLIIEINLSSIVSVSSELVSIQKQDPNKLDKDSYTYFNSLYAFRVDEESLNRDFNCSGRCDLLDDEFVYNYGSICDGIVHECWLIQHSAKRLDAVNNYKQVRRRNIGVLNDPIGGDPFYVNAARKNLEEARWLVDHTGSDCGCLCERKSNSYYNIHGPLLDSICFDHVEVDNGYVVTGVRFKRYENRIHLELQQGILANGRIDAGTVAWKKTSECNNSKPVVYNFRGSSYKGLNFVLEDMILPRKQVVIGVTVGEKLLGQYVTDDGNLDTMKIIDHTQCYGSSRTRNLVHGYSRLLPPTNFLGMHIPCSTSCKHHLLFGGTSYDSDFIQHIVPYIDLQEIVTDPPEPIRGIGWYYRGYPESGGFLALRIWK, encoded by the exons ATGATCCATCAGTTGAGTTTTAATGAAATTCGAATCTGGATTTccctattaattattgaaattaatctATCATCGATAGTATCAGTGTCATCGGAATTAGTTTCAATTCAAAAACAAGACCCAAATAAATTGGATAAAG ACTCTTACACGTATTTCAATAGTCTTTACGCATTCCGAGTCGACGAAGAAAGTTTAAATAGGGATTTCAATTGTTCTGGTCGTTGTGATTTGCTCGATGATgagtttgtttataattatggCAGTATATGTGATGGAATTGTTCATGAGTGCTGGCTTATAcaa cATAGCGCAAAACGATTAGATGCAGTAAACAATTACAAACAAGTACGTAGACGCAATATTGGTGTTTTAAACGATCCGATAGGGGGAGATCCTTTTTATGTTAATGCAGCACGTAAAAATTTAGAGGAAGCAAGATGGTTAGTGGATCATACTGGGAGCGATTGTGGATGTTTATGTGAACGTAAATCTAATTCATATTATAACATTCATGGTCCATTACTCGACTCAATTTGTTTTGATCATGTCGAAGTGGATAACGGATA TGTGGTAACAGGGGTCAGATTTAAAAGATATGAGAACAGAATACATCTTGAACTTCAACAAGGAATACTAGCAAACGGACGAATTGATGCTGGTACCGTAGCATGGAAAAAAACGAGTGAatgtaataattcaaaaccAGTAGTCTATAACTTCAGAGGTAGTTCTTACAAaggtttaaattttgtattggaAGATATGATTCTTCCACGCAAGCAAGTCGTTATTG GCGTAACAGTTGGGGAAAAATTACTAGGACAATACGTAACTGATGATGGTAATTTAGATactatgaaaataattgatcacACTCAATGTTATGGgag TTCCAGAACTCGGAATTTGGTGCATGGTTACTCCCGACTTCTGCCACCCACAAATTTTCTAGGAATGCATATTCCATGTAGTACATCATGTAAACATCATTTGTTATTTGGTGGAACATCATATGATTCTGATTTCATACAACATATTGTTCCATATATTGATTTACAAGAAATAGTTACTGATCCGCCTGAACCAATTCGCGGAATCGGTTGGTACTACAGAGGTTATCCTGAATCTGGAGGATTTTTGGCTTTAAGAATTTGGAAATAA